The following coding sequences are from one Natrarchaeobaculum sulfurireducens window:
- a CDS encoding cation:proton antiporter: protein MAEELVIALAVVFVTAGVLSLLANQFGLSPIPFYIIAGLIAGRFVTEAEIIVLAQWGIAFLVFAFAIRIDFGDVETVLRDAEVAAVTQLVVVAPIAFGVGYFFGDLFGFADPVRNAVYFAAAVILSSSLVGGVLLGTEIRENLVHGRLASSIHFFDDLVAIALLLILSTTVVTADAIAAQIGYGVVLVLTGLFIYRHGFPIVVRLADGDGELVLVGSISILIAFLAAAEYIGLSIVVGAFAAGVAIRSDGTQALEVQNGIDSITDFFVAIFFVTVGALVAVPSLEVLVIAGALSALVLFVNPLVHLVSFVYEGYDTRTAFLAGSSLNQVSEFALIIAIQALLMGTIADPMFDAIILAAAVTMLLTFLGRRTEDVVFETVVARLFHGQHTRKVDERSSVDDLSEHVVVVGYGRIGRRIVERLEEHETPYVVVENDPVLWDELDAECRNYVLGDALAAYTWEKAQVEEAALICSTVDHRPVSEMVLDLETDADVMLRSESAAEADELLDAGATHVAVPDVLAGEQLVVTVEDLAAGETEPDELERAQRDYFRTLERYGFATREERL from the coding sequence ATGGCTGAGGAACTGGTGATCGCGCTGGCGGTCGTCTTCGTGACGGCTGGGGTCCTGTCGCTGCTTGCGAACCAGTTCGGTCTCTCGCCGATTCCGTTTTACATCATCGCGGGACTGATCGCGGGGCGGTTCGTCACGGAAGCGGAGATCATCGTGCTCGCCCAGTGGGGAATCGCATTCCTCGTGTTCGCCTTCGCGATTCGGATCGACTTCGGGGACGTCGAGACGGTGCTTCGCGACGCAGAAGTCGCCGCCGTCACGCAACTGGTCGTCGTCGCGCCGATCGCCTTCGGAGTCGGCTACTTCTTCGGCGATCTGTTCGGCTTCGCCGATCCGGTTCGCAACGCTGTCTACTTCGCTGCGGCCGTTATCCTGAGCTCCTCGCTGGTCGGCGGCGTCTTGCTCGGGACGGAGATCCGCGAGAATCTCGTCCATGGTCGGCTGGCATCGTCGATCCACTTCTTCGACGATCTGGTCGCGATCGCGTTGCTGTTGATCCTCAGCACAACGGTCGTCACGGCCGATGCCATCGCCGCCCAGATCGGCTACGGGGTCGTGTTGGTCCTCACAGGGCTGTTCATCTACCGCCATGGCTTCCCGATTGTAGTTCGACTGGCTGACGGTGACGGCGAACTCGTCCTCGTCGGGAGCATCTCGATTCTGATCGCGTTTCTCGCGGCCGCGGAGTACATCGGTCTCTCGATCGTCGTCGGGGCCTTCGCCGCTGGCGTCGCCATCCGAAGCGACGGCACGCAGGCACTCGAGGTCCAGAACGGAATCGACTCGATCACCGACTTCTTCGTCGCCATCTTCTTCGTTACCGTCGGCGCGCTGGTCGCGGTCCCATCGCTCGAGGTGCTCGTCATCGCGGGTGCACTCTCAGCGCTCGTCCTCTTTGTGAACCCGCTCGTTCACCTCGTGTCGTTCGTCTACGAGGGCTACGACACCCGAACGGCATTTCTGGCTGGCTCGAGTCTCAATCAGGTCAGCGAGTTCGCGCTCATCATCGCCATCCAGGCGCTGTTGATGGGGACGATTGCCGATCCGATGTTCGACGCGATCATCCTCGCGGCGGCGGTGACGATGCTCCTGACGTTCCTGGGACGACGGACCGAAGACGTCGTTTTCGAGACCGTCGTCGCCAGGCTGTTTCACGGTCAACACACGCGAAAAGTCGACGAGCGTAGCAGCGTCGACGACCTCTCCGAACACGTCGTCGTGGTCGGGTACGGCCGAATCGGTCGCCGTATCGTCGAGAGACTCGAGGAACACGAGACGCCGTACGTCGTCGTGGAGAACGACCCCGTGCTGTGGGACGAACTCGATGCCGAATGTCGCAATTACGTGCTCGGCGATGCGCTCGCGGCGTACACCTGGGAGAAAGCACAGGTCGAAGAAGCGGCGCTCATCTGCTCGACGGTCGACCACCGGCCGGTGTCGGAGATGGTACTCGACCTCGAGACCGACGCCGACGTCATGCTCCGGTCAGAATCGGCAGCCGAGGCGGACGAACTGCTCGATGCGGGTGCGACTCACGTCGCCGTCCCGGACGTCCTCGCGGGTGAACAGTTAGTTGTGACCGTCGAGGACCTCGCCGCGGGCGAGACGGAACCGGACGAACTCGAGCGAGCACAACGGGATTATTTCCGAACGCTCGAGCGCTACGGCTTTGCGACACGCGAGGAACGGCTCTGA
- a CDS encoding cation:proton antiporter: MSEIALAADFAIIVVVATVIGLIARQTGQPTIIAYILTGILLGPVAFDIVTNEGLVELMADLGFAFLLFLLGLKMRFEDIREILPAVTNVAVGQTVLQTALAFLVAWALGFATEEILVIALATVFGATPIIVKILTDKDEITSLPGKIDVGVLIVQDIYLVIVLALFATDELGGPADIASTLGIILVMMSFIGIFSLLSSRYILPGLFRRIADNKDVFLIVAIAWAFLFVAIAEGADLDPKVGAFLAGISIAQLPYSKELEDRITPITDFFILVFFATIGLQIDGLSSLLAYWWQAIVASIVLMIGNFWIMFYLIDREGFGVETSFLGSLNMVQVSEFSLIVGALAIEQGYIGSDVLGYLSLMALLTMSISTYLIAYNHAIYERLEPWFSRFDSDDEKDAEIGTYEGHAIAIGYDEITEQALSLLEDRYGEVVVIDRQTDHIEKLEAEGRYEFVFGDFRHTEVRKEANLKGAAFVLSSSVEREVNEALLAEVADDATVFVEAERIGDARALYDRGATYVIMTSHLAAEKLTEYVELYVTNRDAFDDAVARDVERVRGQHRRSADRLEARERRIDPASTADPDVDETSGGEFDG; the protein is encoded by the coding sequence ATGAGTGAAATTGCACTCGCTGCTGATTTCGCGATCATCGTCGTCGTCGCGACGGTCATCGGCCTTATCGCTCGCCAGACGGGCCAGCCGACGATCATCGCGTACATCCTCACGGGGATTCTTCTCGGTCCGGTCGCGTTCGATATCGTGACCAACGAGGGGTTGGTCGAACTGATGGCCGACCTCGGCTTTGCGTTCCTGCTGTTCTTGCTCGGGCTGAAGATGCGGTTCGAGGATATTCGTGAGATCCTTCCGGCAGTGACGAACGTCGCCGTCGGACAGACGGTTCTCCAGACGGCGCTCGCGTTCCTCGTGGCGTGGGCGCTCGGTTTCGCTACGGAGGAAATCCTGGTTATCGCGCTCGCAACGGTGTTCGGCGCGACGCCGATCATCGTCAAGATCCTCACCGACAAAGACGAGATCACCAGCCTGCCGGGGAAGATCGACGTCGGCGTGCTCATCGTCCAGGACATCTACCTCGTAATCGTCCTCGCACTGTTCGCGACCGACGAACTCGGTGGACCAGCGGACATCGCATCGACTCTCGGGATCATCCTCGTCATGATGTCGTTCATCGGTATCTTCTCGCTTCTATCGTCTCGGTACATCCTCCCGGGCCTGTTCCGACGTATCGCGGACAACAAGGACGTGTTCCTCATCGTCGCCATCGCCTGGGCATTTCTGTTCGTCGCCATCGCCGAAGGTGCCGACCTCGATCCGAAAGTCGGTGCGTTCCTCGCAGGCATCAGCATCGCGCAGTTGCCCTACAGTAAAGAGCTGGAGGATCGGATCACCCCGATCACCGACTTCTTCATTCTCGTCTTCTTCGCCACGATCGGCCTCCAGATCGATGGCCTCTCGAGCCTACTCGCTTACTGGTGGCAGGCGATCGTCGCCTCGATCGTCCTGATGATCGGCAACTTCTGGATCATGTTCTATCTCATCGACCGCGAAGGATTCGGCGTCGAAACCTCGTTCCTGGGCTCGCTCAACATGGTGCAGGTCAGCGAATTCTCACTCATCGTCGGGGCGCTCGCGATCGAACAGGGCTACATCGGCTCCGACGTACTCGGCTATCTGAGCCTCATGGCGCTGTTGACGATGAGCATCTCGACGTACCTCATCGCCTACAACCACGCGATCTACGAGCGACTCGAGCCGTGGTTTAGCCGGTTCGACTCCGACGACGAGAAAGACGCCGAGATAGGCACCTACGAGGGGCACGCGATCGCCATCGGCTACGACGAGATCACCGAACAGGCGCTTTCGCTGCTCGAGGACCGCTACGGCGAGGTCGTCGTCATCGACCGCCAGACCGACCACATCGAGAAACTCGAGGCCGAAGGCCGCTACGAGTTCGTCTTCGGTGACTTCCGCCACACCGAAGTCCGCAAGGAAGCGAACCTCAAGGGTGCGGCGTTCGTGTTGAGTTCGAGCGTCGAACGCGAAGTGAACGAAGCGTTGCTCGCGGAGGTCGCCGACGACGCGACGGTCTTCGTCGAAGCCGAGCGGATCGGTGACGCCCGCGCGCTCTACGACCGCGGTGCGACCTACGTCATCATGACGTCACATCTCGCAGCCGAGAAGCTGACCGAGTACGTCGAACTGTACGTCACGAACCGAGACGCGTTTGACGACGCAGTCGCTCGAGACGTCGAGCGCGTCCGAGGCCAGCACCGACGATCCGCGGACCGCCTCGAGGCGCGCGAGAGACGAATCGACCCGGCGTCGACCGCCGACCCCGATGTCGACGAGACGTCCGGAGGTGAGTTCGATGGCTGA
- a CDS encoding VOC family protein translates to MTTNAATAHHVGITVANLERTLPFYRDVLGLEVVDRFEVSGEAFGTAVDVDGAAGTFAHLEADGVRVELVEYDPEDEAASSNELNQPGAVHVGLAVADLEAFYADLPEDVPTLSEPRTTASGTTICFLRDPEGNLIELLEA, encoded by the coding sequence ATGACCACCAACGCAGCCACCGCCCACCACGTCGGCATCACCGTCGCAAACCTCGAGCGAACCCTCCCGTTTTACCGGGACGTGCTCGGTCTCGAGGTCGTCGACCGCTTCGAGGTGAGCGGCGAGGCGTTCGGGACAGCCGTGGACGTCGACGGCGCTGCGGGGACGTTCGCCCATCTCGAGGCCGACGGCGTCCGGGTCGAACTCGTCGAGTACGACCCCGAGGATGAGGCGGCGTCCTCGAACGAGCTGAACCAGCCGGGAGCGGTCCACGTCGGCCTCGCCGTCGCCGACCTCGAGGCGTTCTACGCGGACCTGCCGGAGGACGTGCCGACGCTCAGCGAGCCCCGGACCACCGCGAGCGGAACGACGATCTGCTTTCTCCGCGACCCGGAGGGGAACCTGATCGAGTTGCTCGAGGCCTGA
- the pyrF gene encoding orotidine-5'-phosphate decarboxylase: MNFLDRLHDRIRTVDSVVSVGLDPDPSRIPDHLADYDLPRWAFNRRIIDATHEHAAVYKPNAAFYEDPDGWAALEETIAYAHGKDVPVLLDAKRADIGNTTRQYAKVLETVDAITVNPYMGRDSLQPFLADEESGVFVLCRTSNPGGADLQDLGLETGEAVYERVAALADLWNENDNVGLVVGATNPDELEDLREQVPDLPFLVPGVGAQGGDAEAAITYGLANGVGLVNSSRGIIFAGENQGEGFATASGRAAKRLKTRLNEYRD; this comes from the coding sequence ATGAACTTCCTCGACCGACTGCACGACCGCATCCGGACGGTCGACAGCGTCGTCAGCGTCGGCCTCGACCCCGATCCCTCGCGCATCCCTGACCACCTCGCCGACTACGACCTCCCGCGGTGGGCGTTCAACCGCCGGATCATCGACGCCACGCACGAACACGCCGCCGTCTACAAGCCGAACGCCGCCTTCTACGAGGACCCCGACGGCTGGGCCGCCCTCGAGGAGACCATCGCCTACGCCCACGGGAAAGATGTCCCCGTTCTGCTCGACGCCAAGCGTGCGGACATCGGCAACACGACCCGTCAGTACGCGAAGGTTCTCGAGACCGTCGATGCGATCACGGTGAATCCTTACATGGGTCGGGACTCCCTCCAGCCGTTTCTCGCCGACGAGGAGTCGGGCGTCTTCGTCCTCTGTCGGACCTCCAACCCCGGCGGCGCGGACTTACAAGACCTCGGGCTCGAGACCGGCGAAGCCGTCTACGAGCGTGTCGCCGCGCTCGCGGACCTGTGGAACGAAAACGACAACGTCGGGCTCGTCGTCGGCGCGACCAACCCCGACGAACTCGAGGACCTGCGCGAGCAGGTGCCCGATCTCCCATTCCTCGTACCCGGCGTCGGGGCACAGGGTGGCGACGCCGAGGCTGCGATAACGTACGGCCTCGCGAACGGCGTCGGCCTCGTCAACTCCTCGCGCGGGATCATCTTCGCGGGTGAAAACCAGGGCGAAGGGTTCGCCACTGCCAGCGGGCGTGCAGCCAAACGCCTCAAAACACGGCTGAACGAGTATCGCGACTGA
- a CDS encoding RNA-binding protein, with translation MPQIPLHYVDLRTFCYATEDEKRVEEALRTFLPDDDEPFEIDRVESEGHYGDRILVLSARVENADDVRHVLSRLADLEEFETLIDELDERVTENTELFLRLDKQSAFSGEVRLGDGITFRAKVEAYPAKKAQAIENAEDVLERLRDET, from the coding sequence ATGCCACAGATTCCGCTACACTACGTCGATTTACGGACGTTCTGCTACGCCACCGAGGACGAAAAGCGCGTCGAGGAGGCGCTTCGAACCTTCCTCCCGGACGACGACGAACCGTTTGAGATCGACCGCGTCGAGAGCGAGGGCCACTACGGCGACCGCATCCTCGTCCTCTCAGCGCGCGTCGAGAACGCCGACGACGTTCGTCACGTCCTCTCGCGACTGGCCGACCTCGAGGAGTTCGAGACGCTGATCGACGAACTCGACGAGCGCGTCACCGAAAACACCGAACTCTTCTTGCGACTCGATAAACAGTCGGCGTTCAGCGGCGAGGTTCGACTCGGCGATGGAATCACGTTCCGCGCGAAAGTCGAAGCCTACCCGGCAAAGAAAGCACAGGCCATCGAGAACGCCGAGGACGTACTCGAGCGTCTGCGTGATGAGACGTAA
- a CDS encoding DUF1918 domain-containing protein: MSFEKDDRVVLTDEHSEFDGETGTVTQTMESMFGDVTYTISFEDGQETGVPEDALEAAADEDEDEDADEDVDEE; this comes from the coding sequence ATGAGCTTCGAGAAGGACGACCGTGTGGTCCTCACCGACGAGCACAGCGAGTTCGACGGCGAGACCGGCACTGTCACCCAGACGATGGAGTCGATGTTCGGCGACGTCACCTACACGATCAGCTTCGAGGACGGCCAGGAGACCGGCGTCCCCGAAGACGCCCTCGAGGCGGCCGCCGACGAGGACGAGGACGAAGACGCCGACGAAGACGTCGACGAAGAGTAA
- a CDS encoding DJ-1/PfpI family protein, whose protein sequence is MTTALFVVSEEGYWGEECVEPLETLSAADVEITVATPSGSPPTIDEGSIDPDQVGEETAEHVTAVHENDERLNNPIPVAQADAAAYDAVVFPGGHGTVWDVNQDSDARRLLRDAVEGDDGVALVVCHAVGILAFARDSHGAFVVNGRDVTGFPNAWEEDIVDENDRLSDGRKLPYWVEDEVIAAGGNWDAELEADTSVTVDGDLVTARGPASSSAAAEALLEELEL, encoded by the coding sequence ATGACAACTGCACTGTTCGTCGTCAGCGAGGAAGGGTATTGGGGAGAAGAGTGCGTCGAACCGCTCGAGACGCTCTCTGCGGCGGACGTCGAGATCACGGTAGCGACGCCGTCTGGCTCACCGCCGACGATCGACGAGGGATCGATCGATCCCGACCAGGTCGGCGAAGAGACCGCCGAACACGTCACGGCAGTCCACGAAAACGACGAGCGGTTGAACAACCCTATCCCCGTCGCGCAGGCTGACGCGGCGGCCTACGACGCGGTCGTCTTCCCCGGCGGCCACGGCACCGTCTGGGACGTCAACCAGGATAGCGACGCTCGTCGGTTGCTTCGCGATGCCGTCGAGGGTGACGACGGCGTCGCCCTCGTGGTCTGTCATGCCGTTGGGATACTGGCGTTCGCCCGGGACAGCCACGGCGCGTTCGTCGTCAACGGCCGCGACGTAACCGGTTTCCCCAACGCCTGGGAGGAAGACATCGTCGACGAGAACGACCGGCTGTCCGACGGCCGAAAGCTCCCCTACTGGGTCGAAGACGAGGTGATCGCGGCCGGCGGAAACTGGGACGCCGAACTCGAGGCCGACACGAGCGTCACCGTCGACGGCGACCTCGTCACTGCCCGCGGTCCTGCCTCCTCGAGTGCGGCCGCCGAGGCGCTCCTCGAGGAACTCGAGCTGTAG
- a CDS encoding Hsp20/alpha crystallin family protein, whose protein sequence is MPDRPYPFEDVQELFDRLTKQLESAARSWEMDVDNQSRLDLSTEQSGTSLDLADEGDALVVTVDVPGYDTDDLEIRLTGETLTITGERERTAEREDDDEIYLRRERRVASFSRHLRLPEPVDADGVHATVNNGVLTIHLPKLGGSGDVRTIEIDE, encoded by the coding sequence ATGCCAGACAGACCCTACCCGTTCGAGGACGTCCAGGAACTGTTCGACAGACTAACGAAGCAACTCGAGTCTGCAGCCCGCTCGTGGGAGATGGACGTCGACAACCAGAGTCGGCTCGACCTCTCGACAGAGCAGTCGGGAACGAGCCTCGACCTCGCCGACGAGGGTGACGCGTTGGTCGTCACCGTCGACGTCCCCGGATACGACACTGACGACCTCGAGATCCGGCTCACCGGGGAGACACTGACGATCACGGGCGAGCGCGAACGGACGGCTGAACGCGAGGACGACGACGAGATCTACCTACGCCGGGAGCGACGGGTCGCGTCGTTCAGCCGGCACCTTCGACTGCCTGAGCCCGTCGATGCAGACGGCGTCCACGCGACGGTCAACAACGGCGTGTTGACGATTCACCTCCCGAAACTCGGTGGCAGTGGGGACGTACGAACGATCGAGATCGACGAGTAG
- a CDS encoding DHH family phosphoesterase, whose translation MSRAADLVSVLETAESLVIVCHDNPDPDCLASALALEAIALEQGVETVTIAYGGEISHQQNRAFVNMLDIALRTIEETEIDAVDCIAFVDHSQPGETTELSERVEPDIVVDHHPGEAVGARFEDIRSRYGATATLFVEYLEELDVELTSRLASALLFALHRERLDFVRDPTRREYEAALTVYPDADLETLEQLYGSAFSPGTLDAIGRAIASRTRRGSSLVASAGATAETDALPQAADYLLNLEGVDTVFVYGIVGDSIRLSARSIDPRIHIGRTLNDGFGELGSVGGHHDMAGGRIELGLFADDADDSEVLLEFAGDRLTRRFFDAVNLNDGR comes from the coding sequence ATGTCCCGCGCGGCCGACCTCGTGTCCGTCCTCGAGACGGCCGAGTCGCTGGTGATCGTCTGTCACGACAATCCCGATCCGGACTGTCTCGCCAGTGCGCTCGCGCTGGAAGCCATCGCGCTCGAACAGGGCGTCGAGACGGTGACGATCGCCTACGGTGGTGAGATCTCCCACCAGCAAAACCGGGCGTTCGTCAACATGCTCGACATCGCGTTGCGGACGATCGAGGAGACCGAGATCGACGCAGTCGACTGTATTGCATTCGTCGACCACAGCCAGCCAGGAGAGACAACTGAACTCTCCGAACGCGTCGAACCGGACATCGTCGTCGACCACCACCCTGGCGAGGCCGTCGGTGCACGGTTCGAAGACATCCGGTCCAGATACGGCGCGACGGCAACGCTGTTCGTCGAATATCTCGAGGAACTCGATGTCGAACTCACGTCGCGGCTGGCCTCGGCGTTGCTGTTCGCCCTCCATCGCGAACGCCTCGATTTCGTTCGTGATCCGACCAGACGCGAGTACGAGGCTGCGCTCACTGTGTACCCTGATGCAGATCTCGAAACGCTAGAACAGCTCTATGGAAGCGCCTTTTCACCGGGAACGCTCGACGCCATCGGCCGGGCGATCGCGAGCCGGACTCGCCGGGGTTCCTCGCTCGTCGCGAGCGCCGGTGCGACCGCCGAAACCGACGCACTGCCACAAGCTGCCGACTACCTGCTCAACCTCGAGGGGGTCGACACCGTCTTCGTCTACGGTATCGTCGGGGATTCGATCCGGTTGAGCGCCCGGTCGATCGATCCCCGCATCCACATCGGACGGACGCTCAACGACGGCTTCGGTGAACTCGGCTCCGTCGGCGGCCACCACGACATGGCCGGCGGCCGGATCGAACTTGGGTTGTTCGCCGACGATGCAGACGACAGCGAGGTCCTCCTCGAGTTCGCTGGCGACCGGCTCACGCGTCGCTTCTTCGACGCGGTAAATCTGAACGACGGTCGCTGA
- a CDS encoding universal stress protein, whose product MTFVVPFDGTELAEAALIRAVEFSTVLDEPITAVVVVPNLSDRYARERGWIGDDESFDLRTILSQLQRTVADIAPEANFQHIVVDRRAPAGSIATRLRNFARQADASMVFIGSENAGQIVASVSSVGAKVAAENTYDVVIVRNRGPAKATKLSERSPYQGPDGDSRNR is encoded by the coding sequence ATGACGTTCGTCGTGCCGTTTGACGGGACGGAACTTGCGGAAGCCGCATTGATTCGCGCAGTCGAGTTCAGCACGGTTCTCGACGAGCCGATCACTGCCGTTGTCGTGGTTCCGAACCTAAGTGACCGATACGCTCGAGAACGAGGCTGGATCGGCGACGACGAGTCGTTTGACCTCCGAACGATACTGTCGCAACTCCAGCGAACCGTCGCCGACATCGCACCAGAGGCCAATTTTCAGCACATCGTCGTCGATAGGCGGGCACCTGCGGGCTCGATCGCGACGAGGCTCCGGAACTTCGCGCGTCAGGCGGACGCCTCGATGGTGTTCATCGGAAGTGAAAACGCCGGCCAGATCGTGGCGAGCGTTAGTAGCGTCGGCGCGAAAGTCGCAGCTGAGAACACCTACGACGTGGTTATCGTCCGAAACCGCGGCCCGGCCAAAGCAACCAAACTCAGCGAACGATCGCCGTACCAGGGTCCCGACGGTGACTCCCGGAACCGCTAA
- a CDS encoding DUF3054 domain-containing protein: MNAAVRSDGWSGVTDRRVLVLAIGDLVAIVALIVIGQLSHDIDPVTDPLASLESMVPFLIGWLVISLLAGVYAREIATSVARAARSTTVAWIAAVNVGLIIRSTPLFDGGSGWPFNLVLTGSGLVILLAWRLAYASVVGSDA, encoded by the coding sequence ATGAACGCGGCAGTGCGATCGGACGGTTGGTCCGGCGTCACCGACCGGCGGGTGCTCGTACTCGCCATCGGCGATCTCGTGGCCATCGTCGCTCTCATCGTCATCGGACAGCTCTCACACGACATCGACCCGGTCACCGATCCGCTGGCATCGCTCGAGTCGATGGTCCCGTTTCTGATCGGTTGGCTCGTAATATCACTGCTTGCGGGCGTTTACGCCCGTGAAATCGCGACATCGGTCGCTCGAGCTGCTCGATCGACGACGGTCGCCTGGATCGCCGCCGTGAACGTGGGGCTCATCATCCGCTCGACACCGCTGTTCGACGGTGGTTCGGGGTGGCCGTTTAACCTCGTCTTGACCGGATCGGGACTCGTAATTTTACTCGCCTGGCGACTCGCGTACGCGTCGGTCGTCGGCTCGGACGCCTGA
- the tpiA gene encoding triose-phosphate isomerase, giving the protein MFILVNLKTYPCDPVAVADAVAAVDETTDARVAVAPQAAHLERVAETGAETWAQHVDPIDYGSNTGHTLAETAADAGAVGTLINHSEHRLKLADVDGSVRAADRAGLETVVCANNPAQIGAAAALGPDAVAVEPPALIGTGTPVSQADPEVVEGAVDAARNVDEDVAVLCGAGISTGDDVVAAADLGSEGVLLASGVAKADDPKAALEDLVDPL; this is encoded by the coding sequence ATGTTCATCCTCGTCAACCTGAAGACCTATCCCTGTGATCCGGTCGCAGTGGCCGACGCCGTCGCCGCCGTCGACGAGACGACCGACGCACGCGTCGCCGTCGCACCACAGGCGGCTCACCTCGAGCGTGTCGCAGAAACCGGTGCCGAGACGTGGGCCCAGCACGTCGATCCGATCGACTACGGGAGCAACACGGGTCACACGTTGGCCGAGACGGCGGCCGACGCCGGTGCCGTCGGCACGCTCATCAACCACTCCGAACACCGGCTCAAACTCGCCGACGTCGACGGATCCGTCCGTGCAGCCGACCGTGCCGGGCTCGAGACCGTCGTCTGTGCCAACAACCCGGCCCAGATTGGCGCGGCCGCAGCGCTCGGTCCCGATGCCGTCGCCGTCGAACCGCCGGCACTGATCGGCACCGGCACGCCGGTCAGTCAGGCCGACCCGGAGGTCGTCGAGGGAGCCGTCGACGCGGCCCGGAACGTCGACGAGGACGTCGCCGTCCTCTGTGGTGCCGGCATCAGCACCGGTGACGACGTCGTGGCGGCCGCCGACCTGGGTTCCGAAGGTGTCCTGCTCGCAAGCGGTGTCGCGAAAGCCGACGACCCGAAGGCGGCGCTCGAGGACCTCGTCGACCCACTCTAG
- a CDS encoding multiprotein bridging factor aMBF1, which produces MVQCEMCGAETSSPKTIKVEGAELDVCSNCTDFGTEVKQPASSSTSTKYSTSSSGGSSSSSSSGGSSAGSTAGSTSSGGSSRSRTDMFDDMDELAPDYDDLVRNAREDKGLSQSDLANELNEKASLIRKIERGDTLPSDRVQSKLERFLDIDLSAEGASADDSEWSGGSSSGSYTLGDVVKRKD; this is translated from the coding sequence ATGGTTCAGTGCGAGATGTGTGGCGCCGAGACGTCGTCCCCGAAGACCATCAAAGTCGAAGGTGCGGAACTCGACGTGTGTTCGAACTGCACCGACTTCGGCACCGAGGTCAAACAGCCGGCCAGCTCGAGCACCTCGACGAAGTATTCGACGAGCTCGAGCGGGGGGTCCTCCTCGAGTTCGAGCAGCGGTGGCTCGTCGGCCGGGTCGACCGCCGGCTCGACGAGCAGCGGTGGCTCGAGTCGGAGCCGAACCGACATGTTCGACGACATGGACGAACTCGCGCCAGACTACGACGACCTCGTTCGAAACGCCCGCGAGGACAAGGGGCTCAGTCAGTCCGACCTCGCGAACGAACTCAACGAGAAGGCAAGTCTCATCCGAAAGATCGAACGCGGTGACACCCTCCCTAGCGACCGGGTCCAGTCGAAACTCGAGCGATTTCTCGACATCGATCTGAGCGCCGAGGGAGCCTCGGCCGACGACTCCGAGTGGTCCGGTGGCTCCTCCTCGGGGAGCTACACGTTGGGCGACGTCGTCAAACGCAAAGACTGA
- a CDS encoding CDP-alcohol phosphatidyltransferase family protein gives MTLDKFRPYVSRFLDPFVKGFDRVGMSPDGVSLLAFGMAVLAAGAFFLGGRADPVWYVAAAALVFLNGWLDVVDGALAREQEVASPAGDLLDHVLDRYADIVVIGGIAAGIGDYFLGFLAVTGVVMTSYLGTQAQAVGLDRVYGGLVGRADRLAIIGVVGFLAYPISGTYGGLALVGWLLVFLAVVGHLTALQRFFYAWSALE, from the coding sequence ATGACGCTCGATAAGTTCAGACCGTACGTCTCGCGCTTTCTGGACCCGTTCGTAAAGGGGTTCGACCGCGTCGGGATGAGTCCCGACGGAGTGAGCCTGCTGGCGTTCGGAATGGCCGTTCTCGCTGCTGGTGCGTTCTTCCTCGGTGGCCGTGCCGATCCCGTGTGGTACGTTGCGGCGGCGGCACTGGTCTTTCTGAACGGCTGGCTCGACGTCGTCGACGGTGCCCTCGCCCGCGAACAGGAGGTCGCTTCCCCGGCCGGTGACCTCCTCGATCACGTCCTCGACCGGTACGCCGACATCGTCGTTATCGGCGGCATCGCGGCCGGGATCGGGGATTACTTCCTCGGTTTTCTCGCCGTCACCGGCGTCGTGATGACTTCCTACCTCGGAACCCAGGCTCAGGCTGTCGGCTTAGACCGCGTCTACGGCGGCCTCGTGGGCCGAGCAGACCGGCTGGCGATCATCGGCGTCGTCGGCTTTCTCGCCTACCCGATTTCGGGAACGTACGGCGGGCTGGCACTCGTCGGCTGGCTGCTCGTCTTCCTCGCGGTCGTCGGCCACCTGACCGCGCTACAACGCTTTTTCTACGCCTGGTCGGCGCTCGAGTGA